One part of the Phoenix dactylifera cultivar Barhee BC4 chromosome 4, palm_55x_up_171113_PBpolish2nd_filt_p, whole genome shotgun sequence genome encodes these proteins:
- the LOC120110679 gene encoding glutamate receptor 2.9-like: protein MFYHNGIPFDSTRQKKEQNFDAVVGDVTITPNRSLYVDFTVPYTDLGMSMVVPVRDDRKSAWIFLKPLTASLWLASGAFFVFTGFVVWTLEHGINEVFKGPLLNQVGRVLYFSFSTLAFANREKLLGNFTRVVVIIWVFAVFILTSSYSASLASMLTMQQLTPAVTDVNEIIRNGGYIGYMGRFSMQGQWKIDKSKLRAYNSAEEHDEAFSKGSSEGGVSAIIEEIPYVKVFLSKYCHKYTMVGPVYRTDGFGFAFPKGSPFVPDISRAILKMIDDIEQKLYRNRIVCSNDSSTATSETLSLDDFRGLFLITGIPSTTALAISVVCFLYDRWHVRGARTDETSISRRLVNISKLFDLCSSFAIKKNERSVASLADPEQQSPSSLSNRVCGNSSQAEGTTERDITLHIQGLPAPTEIVDETRQ from the exons ATGTTTTATCATAATGGCATTCCATTTGATTCAACGCGACAAAAGAAGGAACAGAATTTTGATGCTGTGGTGGGCGATGTGACGATCACACCAAACCGGTCCTTGTACGTGGATTTTACGGTACCTTACACCGACCTGGGGATGTCCATGGTGGTGCCGGTCAGGGATGACCGAAAGAGTGCATGGATCTTCTTGAAGCCGCTGACAGCAAGCCTTTGGCTGGCAAGTGGAGCATTCTTCGTCTTCACAGGGTTCGTTGTCTGGACTTTGGAACATGGCATCAACGAAGTGTTCAAGGGGCCTCTGCTCAATCAAGTTGGCAGAGTCCTCTACTTCTCCTTTTCAACACTGGCTTTCGCGAACA GGGAGAAGCTGCTTGGTAACTTCACCAGAGTTGTGGTCATCATTTGGGTGTTTGCGGTGTTCATTTTGACATCGAGCTACTCTGCAAGCTTAGCCTCAATGCTTACCATGCAGCAGCTTACTCCTGCTGTCACCGACGTAAATGAGATAATAAGGAATGGGGGTTACATTGGCTACATGGGGCGCTTCTCCATGCAAGGCCAATGGAAGATTGACAAGTCCAAACTCAGGGCCTACAATTCTGCTGAGGAGCATGATGAGGCCTTTTCTAAAGGAAGTTCTGAAGGTGGTGTTTCTGCCATTATTGAAGAGATCCCTTACGTCAAAGTCTTCCTCTCCAAATATTGTCACAAATACACTATGGTCGGACCGGTTTACAGAACTGATGGCTTTGGTTTT GCCTTCCCTAAAGGATCACCCTTCGTCCCCGATATATCGAGGGCAATATTAAAGATGATCGATGACATCGAACAGAAGCTTTACAGGAACAGGATTGTCTGTTCTAATGATAGCAGCACGGCCACCTCAGAAACCCTTTCACTCGATGACTTCCGGGGTCTTTTCCTCATTACCGGAATTCCTTCCACAACAGCTTTAGCAATCTCTGTGGTTTGCTTCCTTTACGATCGTTGGCATGTTCGCGGTGCAAGAACTGATGAAACTTCGATATCAAGAAGGCTCGTCAACATTTCCAAGTTGTTCGATCTTTGCTCGTCTTTTGCGATCAAGAAGAATGAACGAAGTGTTGCAAGCTTGGCTGATCCTGAACAACAAAGCCCATCAAGCCTTTCTAACCGCGTGTGCGGAAACTCTAGTCAAGCGGAAGGAACGACTGAGAGGGACATTACTCTTCATATCCAAGGTCTACCAGCACCTACCGAAATTGTGGATGAAACCAGACAATGA
- the LOC103723485 gene encoding scaffold attachment factor B1-like: MDFGTPDKSLEETSKEGAPYVGEPCLNLLDNKDDKDGKTFQGEAEALDVNMQGYTNQERAGSPLLPGNPASLSPSEKAEESCLPIELDMQHEDIKRIADYTDDGLKSTIKEYENHDKMQGADYVGLSGEQLDKSASGSSNMLESRNSDACFHKPVLSADNNDNPYEVVDNGTYGYQSAKSPTLAATENGNVGNISGNSQSEKAELGNEEMDHENFSHVIEMKDNDYPLETVASNNSGMVRECTDLHSPRKVRNGTPSPERNMSDPMERSPNNQPSASQELLPPENNEKKSAPPIRSKRRRSPSPEKHAVDRKRASSHDRLSPSVRRKSPLGRTTHRDSHHRDDSPRKRLSASPRRRDSPRRRERSECRSPVRRRDSSGSRRDNRGRSRSRSPYARDRYRRSPRRRHSPRRRSPPPSYHSHRRSPRRPWSPPANRSTGIGRPGRNLFVAGFSYVTTERDLEKKFSRFGRVTDVRIVRDKRSGDSRGFGFLSLERDEDADAAIRALDQTEWNGRIVLVEKSKTYAR, encoded by the exons ATGGATTTCGGTACTCCTGACAAGAGTCTGGAAGAGACCAGCAAAGAAGGGGCTCCATATGTTGGAGAGCCATGCCTTAACTTACTTGATAACAAGGACGACAAGGATGGAAAAACTTTTCAAGGTGAAGCTGAAGCATTGGATGTTAATATGCAAGGTTACACAAATCAGGAGCGTGCTGGATCACCATTGTTACCTGGTAATCCAGCTTCTCTATCACCCTCAGAGAAAGCTGAAGAATCTTGCTTACCAATTGAGTTAGATATGCAACATGAAGATATCAAGAGGATTGCAGACTATACAGATGATGGATTGAAGTCCACAATCAAGGAATATGAAAACCATGATAAAATGCAAGGGGCTGACTATGTTGGTCTTTCTGGTGAACAGCTTGATAAAAGTGCTAGTGGATCATCAAATATGTTGGAATCTAGAAATTCAGATGCATGCTTTCATAAGCCTGTCTTATCAGCTGATAACAATGATAATCCTTATGAAGTAGTGGATAATGGAACCTATGGCTATCAAAGTGCTAAGTCACCAACTTTGGCAGCAACAGAGAATGGAAATGTTGGAAACATATCAGGGAATTCTCAATCTGAAAAGGCTGAGCTTGGCAATGAGGAAATGGATCATGAGAACTTTAGTCATGTTATTGAAATGAAGGATAACGACTACCCTTTGGAGACAGTAGCTTCCAATAACAGTGGGATGGTAAGGGAGTGCACTGATCTGCATTCTCCTAGAAAAGTGCGAAATGGTACACCATCACCAGAAAGAAATATGTCTGATCCTATGGAAAGGTCTCCTAACAACCAACCATCTGCAAGTCAAGAGCTCCTCCCTCCAGAAAATAATGAGAAGAAATCAGCTCCTCCAATCCGATCTAAAAGGAGACGATCACCTTCTCCTGAAAAGCATGCTGTGGATCGGAAGAGAGCTTCTTCCCATGATCGATTATCTCCATCTGTAAGACGGAAATCTCCTTTAGGAAGGACAACACATCGAGATTCTCATCACAGAGATGATTCTCCAAGAAAACGCTTGTCAGCATCACCTCGAAGGCGAGATTCCCCGCGAAGGAGAGAGAGGTCTGAATGTCGATCACCTGTGAGGAGGAGGGATTCTTCTGGATCCAGAAGAGACAACCGTGGTAGATCTCGATCAAGGTCTCCCTACGCAAGGGATCGTTATCGAAGATCAccaag GAGAAGGCATTCTCCGAGGCGCAGATCTCCGCCGCCAAGTTACCATTCTCATCGTCGTTCTCCAAGGAGGCCTTGGTCACCACCTGCAAACCGCAGCACTGGAATCGGCAGGCCTGGAAGGAATTTATTTGTTGCAGGTTTCAGTTATGTTACTACTGAGAGAGATTTAGAGAAGAAATTCTCGAGGTTTGGACGTGTAACAGATGTTCGCATAGTTCGGGATAAAAG GTCAGGTGATTCTCGTGGCTTTGGTTTTTTATCCTTGGAAAGGGATGAGGATGCTGATGCTGCAATACGTGCTCTTGATCAGACAGAGTGGAATGGTAGAATTGTTCTGGTGGAGAAATCAAAGACATATGCTCGCTAA